The DNA segment ACCCAACGACGTGCGGGCCAACCTGGACAAGGCGGTGGACTGGCTCCACCGCGCGGTCCGCGAGACGGACGCCGAGCTGGTCGTCTTCCCCGAGACGATCACCACTGGCTTCGCCACGGGGCTTTCGGCCGAGGCGCTGTGGGACCTGGTCAGCGAGATCCCCGGGCCGATCAGCGAGCCGATCCAGCGGGCCGCCCGGGCACTGGGCGTCCACGTCGTCTGGCCTACCTACTCACGGGGACCCACCCGCGGGGTCGTGTACAACACCTCGGCGCTCATCGGTCCGGACGGCGAGATCCTTGGCCAGTACCACAAGACGCACCCATTCCCGGCGGAGAACGCCGAGCGCGGCGGCTGGTGCACGCCCGGTGCGCGCGCCGAGGTGGTCGAAACCGAGCTGGGGACCATCGGGATGATCATCTGCTACGACGGCGACTTCCCGGAGCTGTCGCGCGTGCTGGCCGTCAAGGGCGCCGAGATCATCACCCGCCCGTCCGCGTTGCTGCGGTCGTTCGACATCTGGCAGATGACGAACATGGCGCGCGCGTACGACAACCACGTGTACGTACTCGCGGTCAACGCCGTCGGCCCGGATGCCGAGGGGAACCTGTACTTCGGCCACTCGATGTTCGTCAACCCGATCGCCTGGAGGTTGTGCCAGGCCCGCGGGCAGGAGGAGATCGTGGCCGCCAGGCTTGACCCCGATCCGATGCGGTACGTGTCTTGGGGCACGCGCTCGGTGCAGTCCTTCGACCACCTCGAAGACCGCAACCTGCAGGTCTACGCGGAAGGCCTGCGCCCGGCCCGCAGCCGC comes from the Armatimonadota bacterium genome and includes:
- a CDS encoding carbon-nitrogen hydrolase family protein, with the protein product MKEFVAAGVQIAAVPNDVRANLDKAVDWLHRAVRETDAELVVFPETITTGFATGLSAEALWDLVSEIPGPISEPIQRAARALGVHVVWPTYSRGPTRGVVYNTSALIGPDGEILGQYHKTHPFPAENAERGGWCTPGARAEVVETELGTIGMIICYDGDFPELSRVLAVKGAEIITRPSALLRSFDIWQMTNMARAYDNHVYVLAVNAVGPDAEGNLYFGHSMFVNPIAWRLCQARGQEEIVAARLDPDPMRYVSWGTRSVQSFDHLEDRNLQVYAEGLRPARSRFEPGRRLPRRERAPA